The sequence ATCGCGCCGGTGACGTTGACCGGGAGGCGCCGCCCGCGCAGCGCCTCCGCGGCGCGCGCGATGCGCTGCAGCAACTCGCAGTAGCGGCCGTAAACTTCCGTCTCCCGCGCGATCTGAAACAGCCGCTCGGCGCGCGGATCGCCTTCCGCGTGCGTGCGGTGGCCGATGCCGGGAATGCGCTGCTTTCTTTCTTCGTGGCGCTTCGCGACGGCGGCGGCAATCGCGTCGAGATCGGCGCCGGCATCGATTTTCCGCGGCAGCGCTTCCTGGAGCATGCGCGCGCACCACTCGGACGAGCCGAGATGGACGCTGCCCGCCCCGAGAATGGCGGTGGCCACGGCCGCCTGAATCGCCTCCGGCGCCGTGTGATAGGTGAGCCGCGCCGCGACGATGCTCGAAACCATTCCGTGCTCGACGAGAATCGTGAGCAACGCGTCGATCATCCGGGTTTGTCCGGCCGTCGGCATGCGGCCCGCGAGCATCAAGAAGGTCATTTGGCTGAAGGTAATTTTCCCGACGAGATCTTCGGTCAGGTCGTAGCCGCGCACGAGAATCCGGTGCAATTCGGCTTTGCCCAGGCCGGTGACGATTTTTCCCTGTTCGCTCATAGAAGCCCTCCTTCGCGCGCAGAGAGAAGCTCTTGTGGAGACATACGAGAAGGTGTTCTTGCTGTCAAGGTAGTTATCGCGGGACTATTGCAGGCGCACGTCCATTCAAGTTAGATTCGCGGCAGAGATTCGGGAGGCTATGCGCCATGGTTAAATTTGCTTCGAAGCTGATGTTCGGCCCCGAGAGCGCGGATTGGCAGGAACGGATCAACATGGAGCGCATGCGCCTCAGGCGCATGGAGCGCGCGCGCAAGATCATGCGCAAGAACGGTCTCGCCGCGCTGCTCGAAGCCAACACGCAGAACGTCCGCTATCTCACCGCGCTGCGCGGCTTCGCCTACCCGATGGTGCGCTACGTGCTTTTTTTCGCCGAGCACGATCCGGTGAT comes from Candidatus Binatia bacterium and encodes:
- a CDS encoding citryl-CoA lyase, with product MSEQGKIVTGLGKAELHRILVRGYDLTEDLVGKITFSQMTFLMLAGRMPTAGQTRMIDALLTILVEHGMVSSIVAARLTYHTAPEAIQAAVATAILGAGSVHLGSSEWCARMLQEALPRKIDAGADLDAIAAAVAKRHEERKQRIPGIGHRTHAEGDPRAERLFQIARETEVYGRYCELLQRIARAAEALRGRRLPVNVTGAIAAVASDLGLPWAMSKAFAIIGRTLGAMAHIGEEMRNPMAGNITAAIQSALAYELEGKESA